One window from the genome of Phycisphaerales bacterium encodes:
- a CDS encoding zinc ribbon domain-containing protein, producing the protein MTAVRAYIRELQRTFGRTPSTFTCAVLFVLGMVATVLVSWMCAWWVDPLGSDQYEVTGVTGSPTPVSIVLREYGFGSVAYTEIDLMGPRDILAEDVDYQVDRLHDLPAWSRFRQDRVAATSGALQIRTDMARGWPFLALMNTIDAPWEGDLSVDPITVGYGIDIGWFPRGTHLSRRILGYKPVLPGFFADSILFGLLAGVLLWLAWPIRGVWRAFRGRCSACGYDLRSTSDRCPECGMECRRVSSV; encoded by the coding sequence ATGACAGCAGTCCGAGCGTACATTCGCGAGTTGCAGCGAACCTTCGGGCGTACGCCCTCAACTTTCACCTGTGCGGTGCTGTTTGTCCTTGGAATGGTCGCGACAGTGCTGGTCAGTTGGATGTGCGCCTGGTGGGTGGATCCACTTGGCTCGGATCAGTACGAAGTTACGGGAGTCACCGGATCGCCTACCCCAGTCAGCATCGTCCTGCGCGAGTACGGCTTCGGCAGCGTGGCGTACACTGAGATCGACTTGATGGGGCCTCGCGACATCCTTGCCGAGGATGTTGATTATCAGGTTGATCGACTGCACGATCTTCCGGCATGGAGTCGATTCCGGCAGGATCGAGTCGCGGCAACGAGTGGGGCGCTGCAGATTCGCACCGATATGGCGCGCGGCTGGCCGTTCCTCGCGCTCATGAACACGATCGACGCACCGTGGGAGGGCGATCTCTCGGTCGATCCGATTACCGTGGGATACGGCATCGACATTGGTTGGTTCCCTCGCGGCACTCATCTCAGTCGTCGCATCCTCGGGTACAAGCCAGTCCTTCCCGGGTTCTTCGCCGACTCAATCCTCTTCGGCCTGCTCGCGGGAGTATTGCTGTGGCTCGCGTGGCCGATACGCGGAGTCTGGCGCGCATTCCGAGGTCGTTGTTCCGCCTGCGGCTACGACTTGCGTTCAACATCCGATCGCTGCCCCGAGTGCGGTATGGAATGCAGACGTGTGTCGTCGGTATGA